CAAGCCCGAACTGCGCACGCCGCACGACGCGCAGATCGCGTTCTGGGAGGCGGTCGAGGCCGTCACCGGCGATCCGGACATCGGCCTGCACCTGGCGCCGCACATCCCGACCTACCGCGGCGACGTGTTTGAGTACCTGTTCCTCAGCAGCCCGACCTTCCGCGAGGGCTGCAAGCGCGCGATGCGCTACTCGCGCCTGTTCAGCGATGCGTTCACGGGCAACCTGCATGAGGAGGGCGACGGGCCTGCGCGCGTCGCGCTGGCCATCACCCAGTTCAACCACCCGGTGCTGCGCCACACCGAGGTCTGCATCACCCATGGCCTGATCGAGTTCTGCAAGAGCGTGACCGATGGTGCCGCGCAGCCGATCCGCATCTGCCTGCGTGCGCCGACGCCGAAGGATCCCGCCGAGTACGCCAGAGTGTTCGGCTGCCCGGTGGAGTTCGAAAGCCCTGAAACCCTGATCTATTTCGACCGCGCACTACTTGACCGGCCCTCGCCGCACGCCGAGCCCGAGCTGCTGCGCGTGCACGAGGAACTGGCCAGCCGCCAGCTCAACAAGCTGCAGAGCCGCGACGTGGTGGACGAGGTCAAGCGCGTGCTGGCGCAGGGTCTGGAATACCAGACCTGCGACCTGGAAAGCGTGGCCAAGGCGCTCGGCCGCACGCCGCGGCGGCTGCGCCAGGAGCTGGCGCGCGCCGGCACCAGCTTCAACCAGGTGCTGGGCAATTTCCGCTTCAACATGGCCAAGCGCCTGCTCGCCGGCACCGACGAACCCATCGACCGGATCGTGTACCTGACCGGCTTCGCCGAGGTCAGCACCTTCTACCGCGCCTTCCGCCGCTGGGCGGGCATGACGCCGGTGCAGTACCGGCAGGAAAA
This window of the Nevskiales bacterium genome carries:
- a CDS encoding AraC family transcriptional regulator codes for the protein MKDSGRLISYIHTAMQRAGVDTNAVYFQIGFKPENLNKPELRTPHDAQIAFWEAVEAVTGDPDIGLHLAPHIPTYRGDVFEYLFLSSPTFREGCKRAMRYSRLFSDAFTGNLHEEGDGPARVALAITQFNHPVLRHTEVCITHGLIEFCKSVTDGAAQPIRICLRAPTPKDPAEYARVFGCPVEFESPETLIYFDRALLDRPSPHAEPELLRVHEELASRQLNKLQSRDVVDEVKRVLAQGLEYQTCDLESVAKALGRTPRRLRQELARAGTSFNQVLGNFRFNMAKRLLAGTDEPIDRIVYLTGFAEVSTFYRAFRRWAGMTPVQYRQEKQRQKTQRA